The following are encoded in a window of Corynebacterium marinum DSM 44953 genomic DNA:
- a CDS encoding thioredoxin family protein — protein sequence MITPLTYDTFDDFTRRDGLVLVNFWSTSCGPCLRFHRIFKTASEAVPSASFGDAEVEIQQRLVKDLEISTIPVLLIYRDGDLIYRDPTPRPESGTFSTVPDAPRFLDIMSREKEFITFVEGMAVD from the coding sequence ATGATCACTCCCCTGACCTACGACACCTTCGACGACTTCACCCGCCGGGACGGCCTGGTCCTGGTCAACTTCTGGTCCACCTCCTGCGGGCCGTGCCTGCGCTTCCACCGCATCTTCAAGACCGCCTCGGAGGCGGTCCCGTCGGCCTCCTTCGGCGACGCCGAGGTCGAGATCCAGCAGCGCCTGGTCAAGGACCTGGAGATCTCCACTATCCCGGTGCTGCTCATCTACCGGGACGGCGACCTCATCTACCGCGACCCCACTCCCCGCCCGGAGTCCGGCACCTTCAGCACCGTCCCCGACGCCCCGCGGTTCCTGGACATCATGAGCCGGGAGAAGGAGTTCATCACGTTCGTGGAGGGTATGGCGGTCGACTGA
- a CDS encoding ABC transporter ATP-binding protein: MLSIDSISKTFFPGTVNERTALDNVSLTMDEGDFVTVIGSNGAGKSTLLNAVSGRLPVDSGTVQIDGKKVNRLPEYKRAQYVGRVFQDPLAGTAPNLTIEENLSLALLRGKRRGLGRGLNRKRREEFVEKLASLELGLEDRLAAKVGLLSGGQRQALSLLMAGFTNPRIMLLDEHTAALDPQRAELVTGLTERIVSEGGLTTLMVTHNMEQAIRLGNRLIMMHEGRIVYEADQATKSKLTVRDLLQEFTNIKGATLSDKAFLG; the protein is encoded by the coding sequence GTGCTCAGCATCGACTCCATCTCCAAGACGTTCTTCCCGGGCACGGTCAACGAACGCACCGCACTGGACAACGTGAGCCTGACCATGGACGAAGGCGACTTCGTCACCGTCATCGGCTCCAACGGAGCGGGCAAGTCCACGCTCCTCAACGCCGTCTCCGGCCGCCTTCCCGTCGACTCCGGCACCGTCCAGATCGACGGGAAGAAGGTCAACCGGCTGCCCGAATACAAGCGCGCGCAGTATGTCGGCCGCGTCTTCCAGGACCCCCTGGCGGGCACCGCCCCCAACCTCACCATCGAGGAGAACCTCTCCCTGGCGCTGTTGCGGGGCAAGCGCCGCGGCCTCGGGCGCGGGTTGAACAGGAAGCGGCGTGAAGAGTTCGTCGAGAAGCTCGCCAGCCTGGAGCTCGGCCTCGAGGACCGCCTCGCGGCCAAGGTGGGTCTGCTTTCCGGCGGCCAGCGCCAGGCGCTGTCGCTGCTCATGGCAGGGTTCACCAACCCCCGGATCATGCTTCTCGACGAGCACACCGCCGCCCTCGACCCCCAGCGCGCCGAACTGGTCACCGGCCTGACCGAGAGGATCGTCTCCGAAGGCGGGCTGACGACCCTCATGGTCACCCACAACATGGAACAGGCGATCCGCCTGGGCAACCGGTTGATCATGATGCACGAGGGACGCATCGTCTACGAGGCCGACCAGGCCACGAAGTCGAAGCTCACCGTGAGGGACCTGCTCCAGGAATTCACCAACATCAAGGGCGCCACGCTCTCCGACAAGGCGTTCCTGGGCTGA